A genomic region of Daphnia carinata strain CSIRO-1 chromosome 5, CSIRO_AGI_Dcar_HiC_V3, whole genome shotgun sequence contains the following coding sequences:
- the LOC130703113 gene encoding uncharacterized protein LOC130703113 isoform X1, whose translation MKTHLPEQGSNENTIQEHMASTYNYRQHQISVGQWTTTQILAEYPRFRDCQNLIFRDFLLAFPKAGHFEETFILAQGPLVIKYALRSNVPVPDTEDECLKLLVLVMRLIPSLKKIRVVSQDSIIERVVYFIKANEDILSIIEKKPHLKE comes from the exons ATGAAGACACATTTACCTGAACAGGGTTCTAATGAAAACACAATTCAAGAGCATATGGCGTCTACATATAACTACAGACAACATCAAATCTCTGTAGGTCAATGGACCACTACGCAGATACTTGCGGAGTATCCTCGCTTCCGTGATTGCCAAAATTTG ATTTTCCGTGATTTCCTACTGGCATTCCCGAAGGCGGGACACTTTGAGGAGACTTTTATTTTGGCGCAAGGACCATTGGTAATAAAATATGCCTTGAGATCAAATGTTCCCGTTCCAGACACGGAAGatg AATGCCTTAAACTATTGGTTCTAGTAATGCGACTGATTCCATCTTTAAAGAAGATTCGCGTTGTTAGCCAGGATTCAATCATTGAACGAGTGGTTTATTTCATCAAG GCTAATGAAGACATTTTATCAATTATCGAGAAAAAGCCCCATCTCAAGGAGTAA
- the LOC130703113 gene encoding uncharacterized protein LOC130703113 isoform X2, translating into MKTHLPEQGSNENTIQEHMASTYNYRQHQISVGQWTTTQILAEYPRFRDCQNLIFRDFLLAFPKAGHFEETFILAQGPLVIKYALRSNVPVPDTEDVMRLIPSLKKIRVVSQDSIIERVVYFIKANEDILSIIEKKPHLKE; encoded by the exons ATGAAGACACATTTACCTGAACAGGGTTCTAATGAAAACACAATTCAAGAGCATATGGCGTCTACATATAACTACAGACAACATCAAATCTCTGTAGGTCAATGGACCACTACGCAGATACTTGCGGAGTATCCTCGCTTCCGTGATTGCCAAAATTTG ATTTTCCGTGATTTCCTACTGGCATTCCCGAAGGCGGGACACTTTGAGGAGACTTTTATTTTGGCGCAAGGACCATTGGTAATAAAATATGCCTTGAGATCAAATGTTCCCGTTCCAGACACGGAAGatg TAATGCGACTGATTCCATCTTTAAAGAAGATTCGCGTTGTTAGCCAGGATTCAATCATTGAACGAGTGGTTTATTTCATCAAG GCTAATGAAGACATTTTATCAATTATCGAGAAAAAGCCCCATCTCAAGGAGTAA
- the LOC130703112 gene encoding uncharacterized protein LOC130703112: MNHGQDGLFNASVRSRHSSCGSPSLPRSAPLSLLVQSFPQQTEPRGSERICKDLRQRHVSASVVLGLSPHQISASGLVQTTLNNAVPHLWGSDPLAQEIEGLLDSAPSIVNDSVMNRSQSVPPHRMFQQFQSQVGQGYATASQPSTPFACGSRNSTYNASATSSPYSYTATPVPAEWNDFNSNANNGDAGTEGFVQLDAAQQELENFHEIISEVYANNHQELAPCLDGLGAEALQDPSSANFSQINFQGSNSAVTNMDSDLSFSCSDNGDGYPLSALSDSVTLPGLLDPEDLAATLVALKEAPELNRLVQDVADGQQSVALPQGM; the protein is encoded by the exons ATGAATCACGGTCAAGATGGACTGTTTAATGCCTCTGTGCGCTCACGTCACAGTTCCTGTGGATCACCTTCATTGCCTCGATCCGCACCTCTGTCGCTTCTCGTTCAATCCTTCCcgcaacag ACGGAACCAAGAGGAAGTGAGCGCATCTGCAAAGATTTGCGTCAACGCCATGTTTCGGCCAGCGTAGTTCTGGGTTTGAGTCCTCACCAAATATCCGCTTCCGGCCTAGTCCAGACCACGCTTAACAATGCTGTGCCACATCTATGGGGTAGCGACCCACTCGCCCAAGAGATCGAGGGTCTTCTAGATTCAGCTCCGAGCATTGTCAATGACTCGGTCATGAATCGCTCACAGTCTGTCCCGCCTCACCGCATGTTCCAGCAATTCCAGTCTCAAG TTGGACAAGGCTATGCGACCGCGTCGCAACCCAGCACGCCCTTCGCTTGCGGCAGCAGGAATTCCACGTACAACGCATCCGCCACCAGCAGCCCGTACAGCTACACGGCCACGCCCGTACCCGCCGAATGGAACGATTTCAATTCGAATGCCAACAATG GCGATGCAGGAACGGAGGGCTTCGTTCAGCTCGATGCTGCCCAACAGGAGTTGGAAAACTTCCACGAGATCATTAGCGAAGTCTACGCCAACAATCATCAGGAATTGGCTCCGTGCCTCGATGGATTGGGTGCGGAAGCCTTGCAAGATCCTTCTTCCGCCAATTTTTCCCAAATTAATTTTCAAGGATCTAATTCTG CCGTAACCAATATGGATTCCGATCTTTCGTTCAGTTGTTCGGACAATGGCGATGGCTACCCTTTGTCGGCGTTGAGCGATTCCGTGACACTACCGGGATTGTTGGATCCAGAAGATTTGGCCGCAACTCTGGTAGCTTTGAAAGAAGCTCCCGAATTGAATCGACTGGTCCAGGATGTGGCCGATGGGCAGCAGTCTGTCGCTTTACCACAAGGCATGTGA